The DNA sequence CGGCTGCGCGGCGAGCACGCGGATCGCTTGCGCGTGCAGCAAGGCACGTTCGGGTCCGCTCACCGTGTCGTAGACCGCCTTGCGCGCGAGCGGGTGCCGGAAGCCGTACTTGCCGTCGCCGACTTCGCCGAGCACCCCGCCCGACAACGCGGCCAGCAGGGCGGTGCGGAGGAGGTCGTCGGCGAGCCCGGCCAGCTCGCCGAGCACCGCGGCTTCGGCGCCGACGCCGAGCACCGCGGCCGCCCCGGCCAGCCGCACCGCCGGCTCGGGCAGCGCGGAAAGCCGTTCGGTGACGGCTTCCCGCAGCAGCACCGGCACTTCGAGGTTCTCCAGCAACCGGTCGGAAAGCACTTCGCCGACCGGCAGGCGGTCGGCCGCTTCCTTGAGCGCCCGCAGGGTTTCTTCGACCACGAACGGGATCCCGGCGGTGCACTCGTGCAGCTTCGCCGCGAACTCGTCGGTGACCCGGGGCAGTTCGAGGATTTCGACGGCCAGCCCGCGCACGGCGGCGACGTCGAGCGCGCCCAGCGCCACGCGGGCGGAGTGCACGGCCGGGTCGGTCCGGAACGGGGCGCCGAGCGGGCCGGGCCGGACATCGGTCGCGGACCGGTAGGTGGCAACGACGGCCAGTTCGGGCGGCATCGCGCCGGCGAGGAACCGCATGAGGTCGCGGGTGTCCTCGTCGGCCCACTGGAGGTCGTCGATCAGCACGAGCGCCGGCCCGCAGGCGGCCAGGACCTCCCGCACCGCGCGGAACACGCGGTGGCGCTCGGCAACCGGGTCGGCCAACGGCTCGGGCCGCGGGGGAAGCGCTTCCGCGAGCTCCGGCAGCAACGGCCGCAGCACGCCGGCGACCGGGCTGAGCGGGCCGAGCGGCGTGTCGCCGACCGCGCGAAGCGCTTCCAGGACGGGCCCGTAGGGAAAGGGTTCCCGCAGCGGCTGGCAGGCCCCGGTGAGCACGCGGCCGCCGTCGAACTCCTTGCGCCGCGCGATCTCCGCGAGCAACCGGGTCCGGCCCATGCCGGGTTCACCCTCGATCAGCACCGCCGCCGGCCGGTGCTGGAGCACGTCGACGATGGCGTCCAGTTCGGCGTCGCGGCCGGTCAGCCGGGCGGGTCCGGACCGGACGGAGACGGAAGTGGGGCGGGGAGCGGTCAACCACATATGACCTCCTCGGCGCTCCGGCACTGTGCGCGGGAGCCTAAGCAGCGCTGATCGTCCCGTAAACCATTAACCGAATAGGTGGTCGGTACCGCCGTCACACGTCCGCCTACCCGCTGTCACTGGTTTGCCGAGGGATCCGCCGGTTCTGGTGCACAGTGCGTGCGAAACCTCGGCGTTTCCCGCGTTCCGGGGGCACTTAGCTCGTTCCGGTTGGTGTCCCGGCTACCGAAAGTAGTTCACGGAAACCCTACTTAAGGACCTGTCCGACCGGGTGACATGCCGGGTTCGGGACCGCTTGGAGCAGGGGATACGTCCGGGGTGAATGCGTATACCCATTCGCCGGGCGCCCGGATTGCACCGTAACGCCCACTGCGGGGACGCTCAGCCGGGTGAGTACCACTGCGTGGCCGGTGCGGAGCCGCGCGTAACCAACTAGGGAGAAGCATGAAGATCGCGAGACTTCTCGGTGCCGCTGCCACCGCGGTCATGGCGACGGGCGTGCTCGCCGCGACCGCCGTCCCCGCGTCGGGCCAGGACCTGCTGAACCCGGACATCGTGCCCGCGATGCAGCGCGACCTCGGCCTGACCCACGACCAGGTGCTGACGCGGCTGAAGAGCGAGGAAGTCGCGAACAAGGTCACCGAGGCCGTCAGCGCGACGCTCGGCGACGCCTTCGGCGGGGCCACCTACAACGCGGCCACGGGCAAGGCGCACATCCAGACGACGAACGCCGCCGCGGTCGCCAAGATCCGCGAAGCCGGGGCCGAGGCGGAGGTCGTGAAGTTCAGCGCCCGCCAGCTCGACTCCACTGTGGACACCCTGAACGCGCGGGACGCCTCGGCGCCGTACGCGATCACCGGCTGGGGCGTCGACTCCACCACCAACCGCGTAACGCTGTCGGTGCTGCAGGGTCAGCGCGCCGCCGCCGACGCCTTCCTCACCCAGTCCGGTGTGGACAAGTCGTCGGTCACGATCCTCGACGCGGCCGCGAAACCGACGCTGCACGCCAACATCCGTGGTGGTGACGCCTACTACATCGGCGGCTCGTCGCGCTGCTCGGTCGGCTTCGCGACCACCACCGGCTTCGTCACCGCCGGCCACTGCGGCGCCCTCACCGGCGGCGGCTCGCTGACCGGGTCGAACGGCGCGGCGCTCGGCAGCTGGATCACCTACCGGTTCCCGGGTGTCGACTACGCGGCGGTCCGGACCAACAGCAGCTGGACCCCGGTCGCGCAGATGAACAACG is a window from the Amycolatopsis sp. cg9 genome containing:
- a CDS encoding S1 family peptidase; the encoded protein is MKIARLLGAAATAVMATGVLAATAVPASGQDLLNPDIVPAMQRDLGLTHDQVLTRLKSEEVANKVTEAVSATLGDAFGGATYNAATGKAHIQTTNAAAVAKIREAGAEAEVVKFSARQLDSTVDTLNARDASAPYAITGWGVDSTTNRVTLSVLQGQRAAADAFLTQSGVDKSSVTILDAAAKPTLHANIRGGDAYYIGGSSRCSVGFATTTGFVTAGHCGALTGGGSLTGSNGAALGSWITYRFPGVDYAAVRTNSSWTPVAQMNNGTAVRGSSNAATGSSVCKAGSTTGWTCGTIGAKNQSVRYAEGTVNGMTATNVRSAAGDSGGGFIAGNYAQGVLSGGNTSVTYFYPIAGALSGTGTTLKTS